The Epinephelus lanceolatus isolate andai-2023 chromosome 14, ASM4190304v1, whole genome shotgun sequence genome has a window encoding:
- the LOC117248524 gene encoding acetylcholine receptor subunit alpha-like, whose amino-acid sequence MNTVLLGFHLVILAGAAWASTDETRLVKTLFTGYNKVVRPVSHFKDPVVVTVGLQLIQLISVDEVNQIVSSNVRLKQQWKDVNLHWNPEDYGGIKKIRVPSTDIWRPDLVLYNNADGDFAIVHETKVLLEHTGKITWNPPAIFKSYCEIIVLHFPFDLQNCSMKLGTWTYDGNLVVVNPDSDRPDLSNFMESGEWVMKDFRGWKHWVYYACCPETPYLDITYHFLMLRLPLYFIVNVIIPCMLFSFLTGLVFYLPTDSGEKMTLSISVLLSLTVFLLVIVELIPSTSSAVPLIGKYMLFTMVFVIASIIITVIVINTHHRSPSTHTMPDWVRKVFIETIPNIMFFSTMKRPGKEKPAKSNIYGGDFDISDISGNQATSVPYQSPIIKNPDVRSAIEGIKYIAETMKSDEESNNAAEEWKFVAMVLDHILLCVFMAVCLIGTLGVFAGRLIELSML is encoded by the exons GCGCTGCCTGGGCATCCACTGATGAAACCCGTTTGGTCAAAACCCTCTTCACTGGCTACAATAAGGTCGTCCGCCCTGTCAGTCACTTCAAGGACCCGGTGGTTGTTACCGTGGGCCTTCAGCTCATCCAGCTCATCAGTGTG GATGAGGTCAACCAGATTGTCAGCAGCAACGTGCGACTGAAACAG CAATGGAAAGATGTGAACTTGCACTGGAACCCAGAGGATTACGGTGGCATCAAAAAGATCAGAGTTCCCTCCACTGACATTTGGCGCCCTGATCTGGTTCTGTACAACAA TGCTGATGGAGACTTTGCCATCGTTCACGAGACCAaagtgctgctggagcacaCGGGAAAGATCACGTGGAACCCACCTGCCATCTTCAAGAGCTACTGTGAAATCATTGTGCTGCATTTCCCCTTTGACCTCCAGAACTGCAGTATGAAGCTGGGCACCTGGACCTATGATGGAAACTTGGTCGTCGTCAACCCT GACAGTGACCGCCCTGATCTGAGTAACTTCATGGAAAGTGGAGAGTGGGTGATGAAGGATTTCCGTGGCTGGAAGCACTGGGTTTACTACGCTTGCTGCCCAGAAACCCCATACCTGGACATCACCTACCACTTCCTCATGCTGCGGCTCCCTCTGTACTTCATTGTCAACGTCATCATCCCTTGCATGCTCTTCTCCTTCCTGACTGGCCTTGTCTTCTATCTTCCTACAGACTCTG GTGAGAAGATGACTCTCAGCATCTCTGTCTTGCTGTCTCTCACTGTGTTCCTGCTGGTCATTGTGGAGCTGATCCCCTCTACCTCCAGTGCTGTACCACTCATTGGGAAGTACATGCTTTTCACCATGGTTTTTGTCATTGcctccatcatcatcactgtcatcgTCATCAACACCCACCACCGCTCCCCAAGCACCCACACAATGCCAGACTGGGTCCGCAAG GTTTTTATTGAAACCATTCCCAACATCATGTTCTTCTCAACAATGAAACGCCCAGGAAAGGAAAAGCCAGCTAAATCCAACATCTACGGTGGTGATTTTGACATCTCAGATATCTCTGGCAACCAGGCCACTTCTGTCCCCTACCAGTCACCCATTATCAAGAACCCTGATGTCCGCAGTGCCATTGAAGGAATCAAGTACATCGCAGAAACCATGAAATCAGATGAGGAATCCAACAAT GCTGCTGAGGAGTGGAAGTTTGTGGCCATGGTGTTGGATCAtattctgctgtgtgtgttcatggctGTGTGTCTCATCGGCACATTAGGCGTGTTCGCAGGCCGTCTCATTGAGCTGAGCATGCTCTAA